CACAGTGACGGTGTGGAACTCGGTGCCTGCCCTGCTGCAACTGCTGCTGGACGCTGCAAAAACCGCTGGCGTGGCCTTGCCTTCCCTGAAAACCGTGCTGCTGAGTGGCGACTGGATTCCTGTCACGCTGCCCCCGCAGGTTCAGCAGGTGGCCCCCCATGCCCACATGGTCAGCCTGGGAGGAGCCACCGAAGCCTCCATCTGGTCGATTTTTCACCCCATCGAAACCCTGGCAGAAGGACAGACCAGCATCCCTTACGGCAAACCCCTCTCCAACCAGAGCTGGCATGTGCTGGATGAACAGGGACGGCCTGCACCCAACTGGGTGCCCGGTCAGCTGCACATCGGCGGCATGGGGCTGGCGCTGGGATACTGGCAGGATGCGCAGCGCACCAGTGCTGCGTTTGTCCACCACCCTGACCTCAAAGAGCGCCTGTACCGCACCGGCGACCTGGGACGTTGTCTGCCCGATGGCAGCATCGAATTTCTGGGCCGCCTGGATTCCCAGGTCAAGTTGCAAGGCCTGCGCATCGAACTGGGCGAAATCGAGCATGCACTGCTGTCCCACGAAAAGGTGCATCAGGCGGCAGTGCTGCTGCAAGAAGGCAAGGCGGGCAGGCACCTGCTGGCCTGTGTGGTGCCCCAGCAGGATGAAACCCCACCGGACCGCGAAAGCCTGCTGCAACACCTGCGGTCCCTGCTGCCCGCCCAGATGGTTCCTGCAGGTGTGGTGCTGCTGGAGCAGCTTCCCCTCACCCCAAACGGCAAACTGGACCGCAAAGCCCTCTCCCAGAGGGAACCCACTCAGCCCTCAGAACAGCAGGACCCCACCCCACCCCGCACCCCCACCGAAAAAGCCCTGCTGCAGATCTGGCAGGAGGTGCTGGAGGTGCCAGTGCAGTCCATCCACCAGGACTTCTTTGCACTGGGAGGGCAATCTTTCGGGGCCGTGAAGGTGATGACCCGCATCGAGCAGCAGTTTGGGAAACGCCTGCCGCTGGGGGTGCTGCTGGAAAGCCGCACCCTGGCCCGACTGGCCTTGCACCTCACCGAAACCGCCCCGGAATCCTCTTTGAGGGTGAAATTGAACGCTGAAACCCAGGGCACCCCCCTGTTTCTGGTGCACCCGGCAGGCGGTCAGGTGCTGTGCTATCAGGGGCTGGCAGAGCGATTGGAACGCCCGGTTTACGGCATCCAGGCAGCAGGTTTGCAGGGACAGACCCCGCTGAACCAGCTGGACCAGATGGCGCACCGCTACCTGCAGGAGGTGCGGGAAGTGCAGCCGCACGGTCCTTACCTGCTGGGAGGCTGGTCTTCGGGGGCAGTGATCGCCTTCGAGATGGCAAGGCAACTGGAACAGCTGGGGGAAAAAGTGCTGCAGGTGATCAGCCTGGACGGTCCTGCTCCGCTGCAACACGACCCCATCGAGGACCGCAGCTTGCCGCTGTGGTTCCTGGAAGACCTGGGCATCGGCATGCAACCTGATGTGATCTGGCCCCAGGAGCTTCCTGCTGGCCCCCTGCACCAGCAACTTGCCTGTGCCCTGCACATGTTGCAGGAACGCCAGGGCCTGACGGTGGACCTGGATGTCCAGAACCTGATGCAGATCTTCGGGATTTTCCGGGGGGTGCTGGAAGCCACCAGGTGTTACCGCCCCACCGCCATCCAGGCCGATCTGCTGGTGTTCCGGGCCACCTCTGGCATGGTCAGTGAATTCAGGGACCATCCGGCAGGAAACCGGATGGAGTGGGGCTGGTCCGGCCTCACCCACGGAAAAGTGCGCTGCCAGTGGGTGAAAGGCACCCACCACACCCTGCTGCACCCCGAACACCTGCCTGTGCTGGCCCTGCTGCTGAAACACCACCTGAACCCCGAACACCCCGCATCCCTGGTTGGACCAGGGCACTGAAGGAGCACCCACCCATGGAACACTTGCTGGCAGACCTGAAAAAACGGGGCATCCGGCTTTCCCTGCAGGGAGACCGCCTGGACATCCAGGCCCCCAGGGGAGCCCTGTCCCAGGAATTGCGCACAGAACTTCTGAAACACCGTGAGAAACTGCTGGCATTGCTGCGTACAGCACGCAACACCCCTGCCCTGGATGTCCAGGCTCTGGTTTCCCGTCCTGCAGAGCGTTTTCAGCCCTTTCCGCTGACCGACCTGCAACACGCCTACTGGCTGGGTCGCGCCGAAGGCCTGGAAGGCAACACCGCCACCCACTTTTACCTGGAGCTGGACTGCCAGAACCTGGATGTGGCAAGGCTGCAAACCGCCCTCCGTCAGCTGATCCAGCACCACGACATGTTGCGTGCGGTGGTGGATCCTTCCGGGATGCAGCGGGTGCTGCCCGAAGTGGAGCCATACCAGATTCTGGTGCAGGACTTTTCTGGATTTCCTACAGACGAAGCAGAACAGCGCGTCCTGCAGATGCGTGAAGCCCTGTCCCACCGTGTATGCGACCCTGCCGTGTGGCCGCTCTTTGAGGTGCAGGTCACCCACCTGCCCGCAGGCCATGACAGGTTGCACTTCAGCATGGACATGCTGTTCTTCGATCTGGGCAGTTTGCTGCTGTTCTTCGAGCAATGGAAGGAGCTGTACCAGCAGCCCCATGTGCACGCATCCCTGCTGCCTGAAACCCCTGGCCCTGGCTTTCGGGACTGGGTGGAGCAGGGCAGAGGAGTACAGCCACAATCCCGGACGTACTGGACCGAGCGCCTGGACAGCCTGCCTGCCGCTCCGGGTCTGCCGCTGCGTCTGGACCCTCAGGCCCGCAAGGCTCCCCGTTTTGCCAGAAGGCAGTTCCGCCTGCCCCAGGAAAGCTGGGAGATTCTCAAGGCCAGAGCCCTGCAACATGGCCTGACCCCCTCGGGTTTTCTGCTGGCTGTGTATGCGGAGGTGCTGTCCCGCTGGAGCCACACTGCCCATTTCACCCTGAATGTGACCCTGGTCAGCCAGCGTCCTGCAACGCTGGAAGGGGTGGCGGGAAATTTCACCTCGGTGGTGCTGCATGAAGTGGATCACCAGAATCCTCAATTGCGCTTTGTGGATTTTGCCCGTCAGGTGCAACAGCAATTGCTCAGTGACTTGCAGCACGCAGATTTCAGCGGGGTGGCGGTGCTGCGTGAATGGAGCAAGCAGCGGGGCACCACCCTGCAGGCCGCCATGCCGGTGGTGTTCACCAGTGGTCTGGGCAAAAAGGGCAGGGATGCGGGTTGCCTGGAAGGGCTGGGCCGTCAGGTGTTCGGCATCACCCAGACCGCGCAGGTGTGGCTGGACCAGCAGGTGATGGAAGTGCACGGGGATTTGCTGTGCATCTGGGATGCTGCCGAGAAGGTCTTTGAACCTGGCGTGCTGGATGAGATGTTTCGGGCCCAGCACACCCTGCTGCTGCAACTGCTGCAAGATGAAACGCTGTGGGACATCCCCGATCCACTGACCCTGCCTGCCCCGCAGGACAACACCCCCGCATTTTCCGTGCCCCTGCCAGAAAGCCCCCTGCATGCGGATTTCGTGCGGCAGGCTCTGGAGCACCCTGAGCGGGTGGCCCTGATTTCCGGTCTGCGCACCCTGACCTACGGGGAACTGCTGGCGGCGGCTGTTTTTGTGGCCGACCAGTTGCAGGATGTGCCTGCTGGTGAGCCCGTGGCTGTTCTGATGCACAGGGGCTGGGAGCAGGTGGTGGCGGTTCTGGGGGTGCTGCAGGCGGGCGGAGCCTACCTGCCCATCGAGGCCAGTTTGCCCCTCAAAAGGCAGCGTGAGCTGCTTCAGATCAGCCAGACCCGCCATGTGCTGACCCAGCCCTCCATAGAGCATGAAGTGCCAGCAGGTCCCTGGAAAACCCTTGCCGTGCAGGCTGGACAGCAATCCACCCTGGCAGAGCGCCACCAGAAAACCCTGCACCTTCCGCTGGACCAGCTCGCCTACATCATCTTCACCTCGGGAACCACTGGCGTGCCCAAAGGGGTGATGGTTGATCACCGGGGGGCCAGCAACACCATCCAGAGCATCAACCAGATGTTTCAGGTGGGACCAGAAGACCGCATCCTGATGGTGTCCTCGCTGGCGTTTGACCTCTCGGTGTATGACCTTTTTGGACTGCTGGGTGCCGGAGGAGCCGTGGTGCTGCCCGACGCAGACCGTCACCAGGATCCCATGCACTGGCAGGATTTGCTGCAGAAGCATCAGGTGACCCTGTGGAACTCTGCCCCCCAGTTGATGCAGATGCTCACCAGCACACCCCACACAGCACAACTTTCCCGTTTGCGCACCGTGCTGCTCAGTGGGGATTTCATTCCGCTGGATTTGCCGGACCGCATCAGAGCACAACACCCACAGGCCCAGGTGGTCAGCCTTGGGGGGGCCACTGAAGCTTCCATCTGGTCGATCTTTCACCCCATTGGGCAGGTGGATCCCACCTGGAGCAGCATCCCTTACGGCAAGGCATTGCCCAACCAGAGCATGCAGGTGCTGGATGCCTGGCTCAGACCCTGCCCTGAACTGGTGCAGGGACAGATTTTCATTGGAGGCATCGGTCTGGCAAAAGGGTACTGGCAGGACGAAGAAAAAACCGCTGCCCGCTTCATTCATCACCCCCGAACTGGAGAACGGCTGTATGACACCGGAGACCTGGGCCACCTGGACCGGGAGGGACGCATCCGCATTGCAGGCCGGGCCGACCAGCAAATCAAACTGCGCGGCCACCGCATCGAACCTGCAGAAATTGAAGCTGTGCTGCAGCAACATCCGGCTGTGAGGCAGGCCCAGGTGGTGCTGCAAAAAGGACCTTCAGAGGGGCGGCAACTGGTGGCTTTCATTGAAACCTCTGCCACGGACCCGCACACATTGCGCCAGCACCTCACGCAGCACCTGCCCGATTTCATGGTGCCCCGGCATCTGGTGCTGCTGGACCAGTTGCCGGTTTCAGGCAATGGCAAACTGGACCGCCAGAAACTGCTGGACCTCGCCTCACACCTGGAAAGTGGCCCCGAACACCTGCCGCCCCGCAACGCCACCGAGCAGCAGATTTTTGCAATCTGGCAGGAGGTGTTCGTTGGAATGCAGTTCGGGGTGACCGACAGCTTCTTTGACCTGGGAGGAGATTCGGTGATGGCCACCCGTCTGGTGCGGGACCTGAACGCCTGCCTGCCGGATTTTCAGCTGGAAATGCACGACCTCTTCGAGCACATCACGGTGGCAGAACTCGCGGACTTTTACCAGAACCAGCGGGAAGTTGTGCTGCTGGAAGAAGTCCACACCCCCCAGGCAGCACACAGCGAAACCCAGATGCTGTCGGACGTGCAGGAAGCGGTGCTGCAGATGGAGGGCTTTGATTTCGGTTTGCCTGCAAGGGAGCATGCCCGGCAGCCCCGGCACCTCT
This is a stretch of genomic DNA from Deinococcus roseus. It encodes these proteins:
- a CDS encoding non-ribosomal peptide synthetase is translated as MEHLLADLKKRGIRLSLQGDRLDIQAPRGALSQELRTELLKHREKLLALLRTARNTPALDVQALVSRPAERFQPFPLTDLQHAYWLGRAEGLEGNTATHFYLELDCQNLDVARLQTALRQLIQHHDMLRAVVDPSGMQRVLPEVEPYQILVQDFSGFPTDEAEQRVLQMREALSHRVCDPAVWPLFEVQVTHLPAGHDRLHFSMDMLFFDLGSLLLFFEQWKELYQQPHVHASLLPETPGPGFRDWVEQGRGVQPQSRTYWTERLDSLPAAPGLPLRLDPQARKAPRFARRQFRLPQESWEILKARALQHGLTPSGFLLAVYAEVLSRWSHTAHFTLNVTLVSQRPATLEGVAGNFTSVVLHEVDHQNPQLRFVDFARQVQQQLLSDLQHADFSGVAVLREWSKQRGTTLQAAMPVVFTSGLGKKGRDAGCLEGLGRQVFGITQTAQVWLDQQVMEVHGDLLCIWDAAEKVFEPGVLDEMFRAQHTLLLQLLQDETLWDIPDPLTLPAPQDNTPAFSVPLPESPLHADFVRQALEHPERVALISGLRTLTYGELLAAAVFVADQLQDVPAGEPVAVLMHRGWEQVVAVLGVLQAGGAYLPIEASLPLKRQRELLQISQTRHVLTQPSIEHEVPAGPWKTLAVQAGQQSTLAERHQKTLHLPLDQLAYIIFTSGTTGVPKGVMVDHRGASNTIQSINQMFQVGPEDRILMVSSLAFDLSVYDLFGLLGAGGAVVLPDADRHQDPMHWQDLLQKHQVTLWNSAPQLMQMLTSTPHTAQLSRLRTVLLSGDFIPLDLPDRIRAQHPQAQVVSLGGATEASIWSIFHPIGQVDPTWSSIPYGKALPNQSMQVLDAWLRPCPELVQGQIFIGGIGLAKGYWQDEEKTAARFIHHPRTGERLYDTGDLGHLDREGRIRIAGRADQQIKLRGHRIEPAEIEAVLQQHPAVRQAQVVLQKGPSEGRQLVAFIETSATDPHTLRQHLTQHLPDFMVPRHLVLLDQLPVSGNGKLDRQKLLDLASHLESGPEHLPPRNATEQQIFAIWQEVFVGMQFGVTDSFFDLGGDSVMATRLVRDLNACLPDFQLEMHDLFEHITVAELADFYQNQREVVLLEEVHTPQAAHSETQMLSDVQEAVLQMEGFDFGLPAREHARQPRHLLLTGATGWVGAHVLFELLLQTRATVSCLVRASHLREGQQRLMAALQRHGLMLHPGWQQRIEVVCGDLDAPMLGLERPVWERLAAELDGIYHLGASLNLMVRPHYADHRQTNTLSALTLTKLATQIVQKPLFFLSPMTVGRRYHQGQFEVLHEEKSYGPQGLMTGYAQSKWAAEQVLLAAARRELPVRIYRTSHALPSSNGHIKPEDTYWNVLRVACQTGVIPEWEHSRLNGMPVDILARLLVEDTLSGDVYRGIIHLDNHHPLSIQDILQAMLGREAPVLPLQDWLELCRQKAEMLPDVGAALARWLFAEQNADSTVQRMFFPHPIDTTHFTSRQLESRLSHLTPTRYWQQLGAQLKGLQT